CCGGCCATCCGCCAGGATCCCTACGTGGCCCCGTGGGTCTCGATCAGCGGCGACGATCGCCGGTCGCTGGTGCCCTCTCTCAACGCCAACTACTTCCGGGGCGACGCGGGGCGCAATTCGTCGTGGAGGCTGGGGCCGGAGCTGGACTTCAAGCTGCTGGGGCGGTTCAGCTCGGCGGTGTCGTTCAACTGGTCGCACAACATTGCCGACAACCAATGGTACGGCAATTTCACCGACTCGCTGCGCGCCACGCACTACACCTTCGCGCATCTGGACCAGACCACGACGTCGGCCACAGTGCGCCTGAACTACACCTTCTCCCCGAACGTGTCGCTGCAGACGTACCTGCAGCCGTTCGTCTCCAAGGGCACGTACAGCAGCGTGCGGCAACTGTCGGCCACGCCGGGCGCCGCCCGCTACGACG
This genomic interval from Gemmatimonadaceae bacterium contains the following:
- a CDS encoding DUF5916 domain-containing protein, which encodes PAIRQDPYVAPWVSISGDDRRSLVPSLNANYFRGDAGRNSSWRLGPELDFKLLGRFSSAVSFNWSHNIADNQWYGNFTDSLRATHYTFAHLDQTTTSATVRLNYTFSPNVSLQTYLQPFVSKGTYSSVRQLSATPGAARYDDRYAPYDNPAVTGDPGGFNFKELQSNVVFRWEYKPGSTLFVVWNEGRQGFAPAAGINGFQGDVRDLFRLHPQNTFLVKMSYWLNR